The window CATTTTTCACCTCCTGGATCAGTCGTGATTTGAAAAAAAATAGCGGCAGGGAGCAATGCGCCCCGGTCGCAAGCAGATCGATCTTCTTCAACCCGGTCCCGGCCGGCACCACCCGCCAGGTGACGATGAACTCCCGGCCGGCCTGCCGGTGGCTGCCGTCGGCCAGATTGGGAGCGGAAAAAGGCAGGGAAGATAGATAATTCTTGTAGTAATCGCTGATGGCGAGCAGTCGAAAGCGCATGCCCGCCTGGCGCGCCTGGGCAAGAGCGAAGATCGTGATCCGGGCGCTGAACAGCACCGCCGCCAGCAGCAGGGCCAAGGCGACCAATGTTTCGATCAGGGTGAAGCCTTTGCGCATTTTTTCCTCCTGTAAAAAAACATTCATCTTCCATGCCAAGTGAAGGGAGCGGGCAAAAACCTCTGTGGACGGGTCTTTCCAGCCAGCCGCCCCTGAAACGGCAGTACAGGATTGTTTACAGAGCCGAAAAACATGTAACGATTTCTTTACTTCATTGGCAGCAGGGAAAATACAGACGAACTTGTTTTTAATCTTTGATATCGGCTCTATGCGTCAATTCACGCCAGCGTCGGCAACTTGGCAGCAAACCTGATTGTCCTGGGGCAGGAGGTCAACATGACAAAAACCAACAAAATTTTCACCCTGCTGGTCATCCTGGCGATGGCCGCAGCGTCCACGGTCTCTCTCGGCGCGGCTGAAAAACAGGCAGCCGCAGGCGGGGACAAGC of the Candidatus Aminicenantes bacterium genome contains:
- a CDS encoding prepilin-type N-terminal cleavage/methylation domain-containing protein; this translates as MRKGFTLIETLVALALLLAAVLFSARITIFALAQARQAGMRFRLLAISDYYKNYLSSLPFSAPNLADGSHRQAGREFIVTWRVVPAGTGLKKIDLLATGAHCSLPLFFFKSRLIQEVKND